The genomic region CTTTACGCCGAAGCCCTCATGGACTTGCACCCCTGGGACTATTGGGAAAAAGACGGTCGGCCGAAGCCGTGGACGCCCAAGATTCTGCGCGTTCTCGAATCCGGCTTACAGCGCTGGCCGGAGCATCCGGGGCTGAATCATTTCTACATTCACGCGGTCGAGGCCTCTGCCCATCCCGAGCGCGCCCTCCCCAGCGCCGACCGGCTCCTCCACCTGGTACCGGGCATCGGACACCTGGTGCACATGCCCGGGCATATTTATATTCGCACCGGCAGATATGCGGACGTGGTCACCGCCAACGAGCTCGCGATCGAGGCCGACAAACGTTATCTCAACCAATCCCAGGCTCAAGGGCTTTATCCCATCGGCTATGTGCCGCACAATCAGCACTTCCTATCGGCCGCCGCCGCCATGGCCGGGATGAGCGAGAAAGCCGTCTCCTCCGCCCGCCAACTGGCTTCCCGTCAGGACCCGGCACTGATGCGCGAGCCGGGCTACGGCACCTTGCAGCACTACTTCATGATTCCGCTCTACGCGATGGTCCGATTCGGCCAATGGGACCCAATTCTGCGCGAACCGGCCCCGGAACCGGACCTTTTATATCCCACCGGGGTGTGGCACTTCGCGCGCGGGATGGCCTACGCACGAAGCGGTCACTTGGACCAGGCCGATCGATCACTGGCTCAATTGCGGACAATCGCCGCCGATACCGATTTACGCCAAATCACCATTTGGGAAATCAATACCACCTACGAACTATTGCAAATCGCCACCGAAGTCTTGGCCGGGGAAATCGCGGCCAAGCGGGGAAACTACGGGGAAGCCGTCGATCACCTCCGGAACGCCGTTCGCCTGGAGGACCGACTCACCTACGACGAACCGCCGCCCTGGTATTTCCCGGCGCGCCACAATCTGGGCGCCGTCTTGTTGGAAGCCGATCGCGCGGCGGAGGCGGAAACGGTCTACCGCGAAGACCTGGCCAAATATCCGAAAAACGGCTGGTCGTTGTACGGCTTGCATTTGAGTCTCGCGAAACAAGGAAAGACGCAGGAAGCCGAAGCCGTAAAGCGCCGCTTTGCCAAGGCTTGGGCACAGGCGGACGTGCGCCTGACCACGTCGAGATTTTAGCTACTGACGTCCGCGACTCCGGGCATCCCAATCAGGTCGGTGACGCCGTAGCCATGGCCGAGCCGATTGATCAAGGCGGTAAGCTGTCCGCGATGGTGGATCTGGTGGTTAAACAGATGCGTCAGCATCACTCCGAGAGGTAGTGAGTTCGCCTTCCCGGTAACCGCGCTGGTATAGGTGATCCGCTGAGTCAATCGATCGGCGGAAAGCGTGTCCATCTGCGTGATGATCTTGTCATCGGTCGCCGCTCGTTGGACACGCAACTCATCGAAATCGGCATATAGCTCCTCGGCCAGCGAAGCGATGGGGAGGGAACGACCGTTCATCCGTTCCAGCCATAGGCGATCCACCAACAGCAGATGATTGAGCGTGCCATGAATGGAGCGAAAATAGGCGCCGAGGTCCCGCTTGCGTTCGGCGTCGCTTATCAGGGAACAGACCCGATACAGACGGTCGTTCATCCAGCGATTGTATTCCGCCTGCAGGTGAAAAATATCGATGGCGTTCATTGGGAATCGCCGCATTCTTCTTGCACCAAGGCATGGAAACGCCGCCGCAGCTCGAGAAATACCGGTCCCGGACAATCCCCCATGGGCCGACCGTCCACCTCGGCCACCGGAATCAATTCCGCACCGGTACCGGTTAGAAAACACTCGCCAGCCGTGTAAAGGTCGTAAGGCGCCAGCGGGATTTCAGCCACCGAAATGCCCGCATCGCGCGCCAACCCCATGATCAATTCCCGGGTAATCCCGGCCAGCGCTCCTTCCACCGGCGGCGGCGTCGCCAGTTCCCCTTGGCGCACCACGAACACATTGTCGGCCGTGCCCTCGGCGATCCGCCCGGCGCGGTTGAGCATCACCGCCTCGTCGGCACCGGCTTGATGGGCCTCCATGCGGGCCAGAATAGGATTGAGGTAGTTGAGACTCTTGATGCGCGGGTCCAGTCCATCCGCCGGCAGGCGACGGGTAGCGGCGATAATCACCCGGACTCCCTCCCGGCGTTTCCGCTCGCTGACCAACTGCAGCCGCGTGGCGATGAGAATCACGTTGGGCCGAGTGCAATCTTCCGGATTCAAACCCATGGGGCCGCTTCCCCGGGTGACGATGAGGCGCAAGTAACCGTCGTCCTCGGCGAAAGCGGCGATGACCTCTTCCACGGCTCGGGTCAGTCGTTCCCGGGGACAGGGCAAAGTCAGTCGAATGGCGGCACAGGAATCGGCCAGGCGCTGCAAATGGGCCGCCAGACGAAAGGCGCGGCGGCGGTAGAAACGGATGCCCTCGAATACCCCATCCCCGTAGAGCAAGCCATGGTCGGTCACCGGGACGGTGGCGGCGTTTCCCGGCAGTAAGCGGCCATTGATCCAGCACAAAGTCGGATCGGTCATAACAACTCTCCTGACGATCAGTTAGGTCCAGTGATATCGGATGGATTGGAAGTCATCGACTCAATGTTAACGCGAGCAAGCGATTTCGGGTTGATTCCAGGCTCGATACAGCGTAAAACACCCCATGAAACAAGTACAGTTCCAGAAAATAGAAAATAAAAACGGTACAGATTGAAGTTTTTACCCACTGTACCGGTCATTTCGCCAACCAACTGTATTCAATCGAGGGCATTCTCCGGAACATGTCGACGGCACGACTTTATCAGCGAATCGCCCGCCAGATCGCCGAGCAGATCGATCAGGGCATGTACCGGCCGGGCGATCGGCTACCCGGCGTACGCCGCCTGAGTCGGCAATACGGCGTCAGCATCTCGACCATCGTGCAGGCGCAGCGGTGTCTCGAGGACGACGGACGCATCCAAGCGCGGCCCCGTTCGGGCTACTATGTGCGGGTTCGTCCGTGGCCTTTGCCCGATCCGCCCGATATCTCCCGCCCCACCGTCCGACCGATTCCCGTGACGGGCCAGGCATTGGTGTTGCGTCTGATTCAAGCCACCAATGAGCGGGACTTCGTGCAATTGGGAGCGGCGGTCCCCGATCCCGGCTTCCTTCCCGTCCGCCCGCTTCAGCGCGCACTGAGCGCCGCGGCACGCAACAGCGGCGAACACCTCGCCACTTATCAGTTTCCACCCGGCAACCCGGAGCTTCGCCGCCAGATCGCCCGCCGGATGGCGGACAGCGGCTGCCGGATCCCACCCGATGAAATCGTCGTCACCAGCGGCTGCCAGGAGGCGTTGATCCTGGCGCTGCGCGCGGTCGCCCGACCGGGAGACGTGATCGCCATCGAATCGCCTTGCTTTTACGTACTCCTACAGGCAATCGAATCGCTGGGGCTCCAGGCGCTGGAAATTCCCACCCATCCCACCACCGGAATCAGCCTCGAGGCGTTGACCCTGGCGCTGGAACAATGGCCGGTCAAGGCCTGTGCCTTGACCGCCAATTTCAGCAATCCTTTGGGGTATTGCATGCCGGCGGAGAAAAAACAGGCCTTGGTCGCCTTGCTGGCCCGCCACGGAACTCCCTTGATCGAAGACGACATTTACGGCGATCTAGGATTCGACGGCGACCGCCCGCCGGCGGTGCGCGCCTTCGATGAGGAAGGAAGCGTGATCTACTGCTCGTCCTTTTCCAAAACCCTGTCGCCCGGTCTGGGCGTGGGTTGGATAATTCCCGGCCGATGGCGGGAAGCAGTGGCATTCCTGAAATGCGTCACCAACCTCGCCACCCCCACCTGGCCGCAATTCGCCATCGCCGATTTCTTGCGCCACGGCGGCTACGATCACCATCTGCGCCAAGTCCGGGAAGAGTATTCACGCCACGTCGCCCTCATGATCCGGGCGGTGGGCCGATACTTTCCGGAAGGCACCCGCGTCACCCAACCACGGGGCGGTTTCGTGATCTGGGTGGAATTGCCCCAATCGGTCGATGCCGTGACCCTGTGTCAGGAGGCCTTGCAGCGACGCATCAGCATCGCCCCCGGTCCCATCTTTTCCGCCGCCGGGAAATATGCCCATTTCATTCGCCTCAACTGCGCCCAAATCTGGAACGATAAGCTCGAAAAAGCGTTGATGACCGTGGGCCGACTGGCACGGGAGATGACTTGATCTTTCGCCCTCCGATCCTTCGAGTTAGGATAGGACTTTTCCAACATCCGGGAGGAACCGGTATGCCCTCGTATCGACTGTTTCGGGCCGTCCTGCCCGTTTGTCCCGTTATCCTGGCCTTGATCTCCGCCCCGCTCTCGGCCGCCGAAACACCCCTCTGCGCCGCCGGGATGACGTCCGCCTCGTTTTCCGAACACGCCCAACAATCCATCGAAGCCGACACGATGGTGGCCACCTTGACCATCCGGCACGAGGACGAGGATCCGGCGCGAGCCGCCGCCGAGGTCAACGCCCTCGCCAATGACATTCTCTCCGCCGGCCGCCGTTTGAAGACATTGGAACTGGCTTCCGGCAGATACCAGACGCAACCGATCTATCGGAAGGACGACCGCAAAATCGACCGCTGGCAGGTCGTCCACACCCTCGAAGTGCGCTCTGAAGATTTCGAGACGGCGATGGCGTTCATCGCCGATCAGCAGCAAGCGGCCGAGTTATCCTCCCTCGGATTTCAAGTATCGGAGGCGCGCCGCGAGGCGGTCGAGGAAACCCTGACCCTCGAGGCCATCCGAAAGCTTCGGGAACGGGGGGAGTTAGTAGCCCGCGCCATGGGGAGCAAGCTGATCCGGTGGGGGCAAATCCACATCGGCCAGGCCTCCGGCGGTGAACCCCCACCGATGCCCATGCGGGCGATGATGCGAAGCGAGGCCGCCGCCGCCCCGCTCGAGGTCGCGCCGGGCAAACGGGATATCCGTCTCGAGGCGCGGGGCACGGCGTGCTTGGAAGCCCGGGAGTAGACAACCGATCGACTACCGAATGAACCGCCCAGCGGTGAAGCAATACCCAAATATTTCGAGTCATGAGCGAATGCCTCCGGGTCAATATTTGAGCGAAATGCGCCCCACGACCGATCGCGGATCGCCGGGCATCACCGTCGGCCCGAAGTCATTCGCGGTGAAATAGCGCTTATCCAGCAGGTTGTTGGCGAACAACTCGAGTTTTACATGCTCAAGCGGCTTGACGTTTTTGAACGTATAGGAAGCGCCCACATCCCACGTGGTGAAGTGGGGAAGATCCACGGTATTGGCATTGTCCAGCGGTCGGTCGCCGACGAAGTTTACACCGGTGGAAAGGGCCAAACCGCTTAGCCAAACCTTTTCGAAGTGATAATGGGTCCAAATGCTGGCCTGATGCTCGGGGGTATTTTGAAATCGATTTCCCTTATTGAAGGGGTCATCTGTAATTTCGGCATTGATATAAGAATAACCACCCTGAACATGCCACTGGTCGGTAACCTGATAGGCCAGTTCCACTTCCGCGCCGCGAGAACGGACTTCCCCGGTTTGTACTTGGAATCCAGGATTATCCCGATCCGGAACATTAACGTTAGTGCGCGTGATTTCAAAATACGATGCGGTCCCGCTCAGACCCCAGGGAAAATTCACCTTGACGCCCGCTTCCACTTGCTCCGATTCGACAAGCTTGAAGGGAGACCCGTCGGCGGTCCCGAAACTGACTGCGTTGTCAAAATTGAAACCCGTTCCGAACCGGGCGAATACGTGGACGGAATCGGTCACAATAAGGAGGCAGTCAGCCGGTACGGTCGCACGTTCGGTGCGGCCCATTCAAGCCACTGCATGAAGCGCTCCATGCTCGATCCATTCGGCAAGCCAAGCTCCGCGATCGATGCTGACGCGGACCGGACCGCCTTCCACCGCCAAAGCGCCGATGCCTTCCGGCAGCGATTCGAGGCTATAAAGCCACCAGCGCGTCCCGGCTCGGTCTCCCCGGATGGTCACCGGGGCCGGATACATGAGATCTCCCAGCGGCACTTCCACCCGATGCAAGGGGACGCTCAACCCCCGACCGTCGCCTTTGAGCAAGGCTTCCTTGCGAGTCCATCCCCGGATAAAGGCCCGATGTTTCGCCCCGGACGAAAGCCGGTCGAATTCAGCCTGCTCCCGCTCGGAAAATACGTTGGGGTCCAAATACTCGCAAGGGAATTCCTGCCGTATGGGCTCGAGGTCGACACCCACTTGGCGATCGCGGGACAAGCTGTACAATACCCACGCGCCCGCATGGGAAAGATTGAATTGAAGCGGACGCACGCCGTTTTTCAACACCGGCTTTCCGTAGGTGTTGTAGGCGAACCGAACCGCCTCGGGAGATGTGTCGAGATAAGCCGCCAAAAGATGACGCAGCAAGCCTCGCGCGGTGATATAGCTCAAACGCGCGTTTTGAAAGCGAAATCGGGCGGCTCTGGCGAGTTCGTCCTCCGACAATATCGCCGCCAGTTTTTCGGTCAGGGGGAAAAAACGTTTTACCTCGACCGCGATCAGTTGGACTTCCCCGGCATCCACAATATGTGGATCACCGGGGCGGGATAATGCTTCCACGGCTTCTTCTTCAGGGATTTGCAAGCCCTGCTGTAGAGTGGTCACAGATCGAACGCTTACGGTGTTCATAGACGTTACTCCTTCTTCCCGTCAGGTTAAGTTTCCTTTCCACCAGAAGGGTTACATCCCGTGGTCAGTCAACGAAGCGCCCCCCCTGCTTCGGGTCTCTTCGGACGTCATGAGGCGCTTCGCCAATCCGGTAATTGTCCTAAATTAATGCAGAACTCATGCCAATAATAATTATCCTATAATTATCAATAACATAAGATTAAATCTTAGCTTCGTTAGCATTTGAGCTCTGTGGCATTTGCCGTAACTATGCGGCATATCCCTCACATCCGGCCGTATTCTCCCAATCCGGTAAACCACATGTTTGGATCGGTTCCAAACAACGACGGATTTTTTTCGGGAACCATGATGGCCGGTTCGACGGAACGTGAAGGGGGAAGACGAGAACGCATCAAGGCGCCGAAAAAGCGCTCCGCTAGGCAAGCACTTTGGCGAAGGACGTGCAACTCGAGGCAGGAGATAACCGCTTCGAAGCGGTTCAGAATGAGATCAAAGATTTTCCATATCGCGCCACCGACCCGCAGCCGTCAGACGGAATCGGATGACTCGCTGCGCCGCATAAGATCACGAAAATGATCGGACTTTACCCATAAGGCACTTGGAGAAACGCACGGGAAAGCCTCATGAGAGGCTTATCCGAGTACTCAAGAAGCTACCGCTATGGATTCCTCGGGAGGGGCAACCGCCTCTTTGCCTTCGATCAAGCTTACGATCTCCTCCAGCTCCCGTTGTTGCTCCAGTACCGGCGCCAAACTCTGCTCCAACTTCTGGATTTCCGCATCCAACGATTCCTTGGATTGATTGACCTTGCGCAGGACGGTCAGACGTTGCTCGATCACTTTTTTGCGCTCTTTGATCTGATGCACCAAGGGCGACAAAGCCACCGCGGCCCAGTTGGCGGTTTCGTGGTGGACCTGGTGAAGCATTTTTCGAGCCTTGGCGAGAATGGTGATATACAACTTCTGGATCACCAAATGCTGCTCCATCAAGGTGGAAGACATGCTGGTTCTAAACGACTCCCCCTCGTGAAACAAATCCTCCAGGGTCACTTGGTATTCCCGAATGGAAAACGCCGGCGGCTTGAGATCTCCGTATCCCGGTTCGTTGGCGAACTTTTGATAAACATTGCCGATCAGCTTCTGAGTATCTTCCACCACTTGAATTCCCTCGTGGAGAATAGCGGCCAAATCGTCGAATACCGCCTTCATGGATTGCTTCATCCCGTAAGTGGTGAAGCTGGCTTCCATCGAACGGGTATGGCTTTTGATAATCTTGTCCACCCGCTTGGGTGACAGCACATCCAACATCCGTTTGGCCTGCATGGTGAATACCCGGCGGCTGGCCTGGAAACGATCCACACTTTGCAAATATTGGCTTTGATGCGCTCGGGTCTCTTCCATCAGCTTCATGGTCATGGTCTCGTTTTTGGTATCGAGACCGCGCAACTCGTCCAACTGCTTGCGCAACTGTCCGACTTCCGATCCGACCACTTCCAGCGATTCCGCCACTTGATGACCGATTCCCCGAGTAATGGAACGACGCATGATCTCCTGCCGGCTTTGCAGTACGTCCTTGCCCAAATAATTTTCCAAGTGCGTCAGACGGCTTTTTTCCAGCAGAGTCTCGTCGTCTTTCACTTTGGCCAGCAAGGACTGCTTGGCGGACAGGGAAAAAATCAGCTTTTCCTCTACCCCCAATATCCGGGCGGTTTCCTTTACCTGAGATTGAATGGATTTGTCGATATGGGATTCGCTTTGCAGGTCGTCCCACAAAGTGTCGATCTTGTTCATCACCACCGCCAGATGGCGCTGCTCGTCACTGTCCAGCCCCCGGACGTGATGTTGCCACATATCCATGTCGCTTTTGGTCACGCCGGTATCGGCGGCCAAAACGAACAATATCGCTTGAGCGCTGGGCAACATACTGAGAGTCAGTTCCGGCTCCGACCCCAAGGCATTGAGTCCGGGGGTATCCAGAATCACCAAGCCCTCCTGGAGAAGCGGATGGGGAAAGCTGATCAGGGCGTGGCGCCAACAGGGAATTTCCACGCTATCCGGCGGAATATCGCCGGGATGATTCATATCGTCGTGATACAAGCCCAATCGTTTCGCTTCCTCCAAGCTCACCCGCTTGACCGCGACCAATTCCTGAAACGCCTCCTGCATCTGAATCGGAGAAGACGGATCCAGTTCGATCTGAAGCCATTGACCGGGTTGATCTTTGTATTCGCTCAAAGAAGCATTGTCGAGCCGACTTTCGATCGCCAACAGCCGAATATAGCCGCCCCCCTCGGGATCGTAAAAAATCTCGGTGGGACACATGGTGGTTCGCCCCGGCGTGGAGGGCAACAGCCGGACACCGGTTTCGGCGAAAAACAACGCGTTGATCAATTCAGTCTTGCCGCGGGAAAACTCCGCCACGAAAGCGATCGTCATCCGTTCGGAAGCCAAATTCCGGCGCATGCCCAGAATGACCTCCTCGACTTGGGTGGTGCTCAGTTCATACTTCTTGAGCCAGGCATGGTACTTGTCGATCGCTTCGACCAGACGGCTTTTCCATTGCCCGTAGGCTTGCAGCTGTTGCTGAAAGTGCATCGTACTCATCTCCGGCAATAACTACTCAGTGGCACTAAAGCCCAATCGGGCTTAACAAAAGTGTAGTCTAAAAATTGCGGAAGAAATGAAAGAGTGCGATATCCATGACGAATTTCCGCCTCTTCGATCCGTTCGAGCGTTTAGAACGTCAGCATCAAGGCCAATTGATGCAACGGCGGAATGATCAGAATTTTCAAGAACTGGAGTCCTATCAGGGCAATCAGGGGAGAGAGATCCAGGCCGCCCAGGGTGGGAATCAAGCGGCGACACGGACGCAAGACGGGTTCGGTCAGATCGGCTAACAGGGAATACACCGGATTGTACGGGTCGGGGTTAATCCAGCTCAGGATCGCTTGGATAATAATAGCGTAAATAAATACATTGAAAGTCAGACTGACCAATTGCACCGCCGCGGAGCCGGTCAGAATTCCGATACCAACCGCACCGCCTCCCTGGAGCTGAAAGACCAGAAAATCCCCCAGCATCTTGACCGCCAACATCAGGACGATGGCCGCCGTATCCACCCGACCGATGGAAGGGATGAAGCGACGCAGAATTTTAAGCGGCGGATGGGTGATTTTGACCAGAAATTGAGAAACCGGGTTGTAAAACTCCGCTTCCACCAATTGGAACAAAAAGCGCAACAGCACCGCCAAAACATATAATTCGAAGACGGAATTGACCAGAAAGACCGCCGGATTGGCCAGATAGCCGTTCATGCTTTTTCTCCCAATTGTTCGGATAGTTCCTTCGACCGCGCTCTGGCGGTTTCCAGGGCTTTGTCGATAAGCCCTTCAAAGTCTCCTGCCTGCAACACCGACAAGGCCTTTTCGGTCACGCCGCCAGGAGAGGCGACCCGGCGGCGCAATTCCTCCGGACCGGCCTGGGTTTCCAGGGCCAGCTTGGCCGCCCCCAAGGCGGTTTGCTCCACCAGCAATCTTGCGGTTTGGGCGTCCAGCCCCAACCGGCAACCGGCCTTTTCCAACGCTTCCATGAGGAAGAAAAAATAGGCCGGACCGCATCCGGAAACCGCGGTCACCGCATCCAACAGATCTTCCTGTTCGACCCACATCGTCAAACCCACCGCCCGCAGCAAGGATTCGGCCCGGTCTCGCTGCTCCGAACTCACCCACGCGTTAGCATGCAGGCCGGTGGCACCGGATTGAACCAATGCCGGGGTATTGGGCATGGAACGCACGATCGGCACCTTTTCTCCCAGCCAGCGCTCCAAATCCCGCTCCAGCACGCCGGCGGCGACCGAAACCATCAATGGCTTACGCTCCTGAACCAGGGGCGCGATTTCCTCGGCCACCGCGCGAATTTGTTGGGGCTTGACCGCCAGCACCACGCTATCGCAGCAGGATGCCAACTCCCGGTTATCGGTGGTGGTATGCACTCCCCAGCGATTCGCCAAAAGCCGGAGTTTGTCCTGCCCGGTGGCGGATACCCAAATGCTATCGGCGGGCACGCCGTCGGCCAGCAACCCGCCGATCAGACTGCTCGCCATATTGCCGGCACCGATAAAGCCGATCCTACCCTGTTCCATGATGATTGCCTCTCCAAAACGATGATGGATACACTAAACCCCCATCGAAAAAATTAAAGTTCACGCACCCGGTGTGCCCGGCTATTCTAACGTGGGCTAGATTGTTAAAAAAGCTCAACACTTGTTTACCCCTCATGGCTACAACGACGATGCCCGCCCCCGATCAAGTGACCGGCGTCATTCTGGCCGGCGGCCGAGCACGCCGCATGGCAGGCCGGGATAAAGGCTTGCTGGAATGCGCCGGCAGGCCTCTGATCGCCCACGCGCTCGACATTCTTCGTCCGCTATGCGGCCGGCTGCTGATCAACGCCAACCGTTCCCTTGAGGATTATCGGGATTTCGACGTGCCGGTGATCAGCGACGAAGTGACGGGTTTTCAGGGGCCCTTGGCCGGCATCCTCACCGCGCTGAAGGCGGCGGACACCCCGTACCTGGTGGTAATCCCCTGCGACAGCCCTCGCCTGGAAACGGCGACCCTGACCCGATTGCTTCGCGCACTGATGGAAAACCAGGTGGATATCGCCCTCGCCCACGACGGCGAACGCCTCCATCCGGTGGTCATGGCCTTACGCACCGGTTTGGCCGATGATTTGGCGGCCTACCTGAATGCCGGAAAGCGAAAAGTCGATCGTTGGGTAAAGCGCCATGCTTGGTCCCCAGTGGACTGCGGCGACCGTCCCGGCCAGTTCGCCAATATCAACACGCCGGAAGAACTTGAAGCCTTGGCCAAACAGCTGAACGGACATGGCGCATGAACGCACCCGATGCCCCCGCCTAGGCAGCCTTAACCACCCCTTGCATGGCGTCGTACTCGGGTTCGAAGAAGAACCGATCCTCGCCGAAAGCGGGGCGCAATTGATCCAGCCAGGTGGCCCGATCGTCGTAGCGCGCGAAGAAGGGCCGCTGCACCCAGTCGGGATTGCGTCCTTGGAGAAACCGGAGCACGAATGCTTTCTCATCGCCGATTCGGGTGACTCCTTGAATTTCCACTTTACCCGGACCGGCACTCATGCTGGGGCCTCGAGCCGTGCGCGCCAAGCCGGAAACTTGTTGGATCGCTTCTCGGTAAATCTCCCAACAGCGCGCCAAGGGCACCTCGAAATAGCGCCGCGCACCGGTATCGCGCTCCACGAACATATAATAAGGTGAGATCCCCAATTCGACTTGGGTCTGCCAAAGCCGCGCCCACGCATCAGG from Methylohalobius crimeensis 10Ki harbors:
- the mobA gene encoding molybdenum cofactor guanylyltransferase MobA, which encodes MATTTMPAPDQVTGVILAGGRARRMAGRDKGLLECAGRPLIAHALDILRPLCGRLLINANRSLEDYRDFDVPVISDEVTGFQGPLAGILTALKAADTPYLVVIPCDSPRLETATLTRLLRALMENQVDIALAHDGERLHPVVMALRTGLADDLAAYLNAGKRKVDRWVKRHAWSPVDCGDRPGQFANINTPEELEALAKQLNGHGA
- the proC gene encoding pyrroline-5-carboxylate reductase, whose translation is MEQGRIGFIGAGNMASSLIGGLLADGVPADSIWVSATGQDKLRLLANRWGVHTTTDNRELASCCDSVVLAVKPQQIRAVAEEIAPLVQERKPLMVSVAAGVLERDLERWLGEKVPIVRSMPNTPALVQSGATGLHANAWVSSEQRDRAESLLRAVGLTMWVEQEDLLDAVTAVSGCGPAYFFFLMEALEKAGCRLGLDAQTARLLVEQTALGAAKLALETQAGPEELRRRVASPGGVTEKALSVLQAGDFEGLIDKALETARARSKELSEQLGEKA